Proteins found in one Patagioenas fasciata isolate bPatFas1 chromosome 13, bPatFas1.hap1, whole genome shotgun sequence genomic segment:
- the SLC9A5 gene encoding sodium/hydrogen exchanger 5 isoform X2: protein MQPPAASPGPAAPAGAELLRWQWREVQAPCLVAAWILVASLAKIVFHLSRKVTSIVPESCLLILLGLGLGGIVLAVAKKAEYQLEPNMFFLFLLPPIVLDSGYFMPSRLFFDNIGAILTYAVVGTLWNSFTTGAALWGLHQAGLMDPGIEAGLMDFLLFGSLISAVDPVAVLAVFEEVHVNETLFIIVFGESLLNDAVTVVLYKVFNSFVELGPARIHATDYVKGVASFFLVSLGGTAVGLLFAFLLALITRFTKRVRIIEPLFVFLLAYVAYLAAEMVSLSSILAVTFCGICCKKYVEANISQKSRTTVKYTMKTLASSSETIIFMFLGISAVDTSKWAWDTALVLGTLFFILLFRAVGVVLQTCVLNRFRLIPLDRIDQVVMSYGGLRGAVAFALVILLDRAKVKAKDYFVATTIVVVFFTVIVQGLTIKPLVTWLKVKRSDHHKPTLNEELHEHAFDHILAAVEDIVGHHGYHYWRDKWEQFDKKYLSQLLMRKSAYRLRDEIWDVYYKLNIRDAISFVDQGGHVLSAAKLALPSMPSRTSMSESSVTNLLRESGSGACLDLQVIDTVRSRRDKEDAAMHHVLRGSLYKPRRRYKASYSRHFISPDKQERQDKEIFRQNMKRRLETFKSTKHNVCSSKSKARLKEKGRKKKNISLTSDTPNGKTHRNVPWQEAAPVLVMVSSEEEESDSSETEREDDEGIVFIARATDEVLQGKTTPGSLDVCPSPCIIPPSPTLAEKELPWKGDQADLAVYVSSETTKIVPVDMQKAWNQSISSLESIASPPGIESGSQHRRFACPVLEEQPQSANQAMSEQSSCFQFPSHISKSGRSQSDSSPDGAEQQELQPLMATEEQGRMVPTTEPRWLMFNRASHL from the exons tTTTCCACCTGTCAAGGAAGGTGACATCCATCGTCCCAGAGAGCTGCCTCCTCATCCTGCTGGGGCTTGGCCTGGGGGGCATCGTGTTGGCCGTGGCAAAGAAAGCCGAGTACCAGCTGGAGCCCAACatgttcttcctcttccttctgcccCCCATCGTCCTAGACTCAGGCTACTTCATGCCCAGCCGGCTGTTCTTCGACAACATCGGTGCCATCCTCACCTACGCGGTGGTGGGCACGCTCTGGAACTCCTTCACCACCGGTGCTGCGCTCTGGGGGCTGCACCAAGCTGGGCTCATGG ATCCAGGCATTGAAGCTGGGCTGATGGATTTCCTGCTCTTCGGCAGCCTCATCTCAGCTGTGGACCCTGTGGCAGTGCTGGCCGTTTTTGAAGAGGTCCATGTAAATGAGACCCTCTTCATCATCGTGTTTGGCGAGTCTCTCCTGAATGATGCTGTCACTGTG GTGCTGTACAAGGTCTTCAACTCTTTTGTGGAGCTGGGCCCAGCACGCATCCATGCCACGGACTACGTGAAGGGGGTAG CCTCCTTCTTTCTGGTGAGCCTGGGGGGCacggctgtggggctgctctttgCCTTCCTCCTCGCCTTGATCACGCGGTTCACCAAGCGTGTGCGCATCATCGAGCCGCTCTTCGTCTTCCTCCTGGCCTACGTCGCGTACCTTGCTGCCGAGATGGTCTCACTCTCCTCCATCCTTGC AGTCACCTTCTGTGGGATCTGCTGCAAGAAATACGTGGAAGCCAACATCTCCCAGAAATCCCGCACTACAGTCAAGTACACCATGAAGACACTGGCGAGCAGCTCAGAGACCATCATCTTCATGTTTCTGGGCATCTCAGCTGTGGACACCTCCAAGTGGGCATGGGACACAGCACTGGTGCTGGGCACCCTGTTCTTTATCCTGCTCTTCAGAGCTGTGG GTGTTGTCCTCCAGACCTGTGTGCTCAACCGCTTCCGCCTCATCCCTCTGGACAGGATTGACCAGGTGGTCATGTCATACGGTGGCCTCCGCGGGGCCGTGGCCTTTGCTCTGGTCATCCTGCTGGACAGGGCGAAGGTGAAAGCCAAGGACTACTTTGTGGCAACAACCATCGTGGTGGTGTTCTTCACTGTCATTGTGCAG GGCCTCACCATCAAACCCCTGGTGACATGGCTGAAGGTGAAGCGCAGTGACCACCACAAGCCCACGCTGAACGAGGAGCTGCATGAGCAC GCCTTTGACCACATCCTGGCAGCGGTGGAGGACATTGTGGGACACCACGGCTACCATTACTGGCGGGACAA GTGGGAACAGTTCGACAAAAAGTACCTGAGCCAGCTCCTGATGCGGAAATCTGCCTACAGGCTGCGGGATGAGATCTGGGATGTTTACTACAAGCTGAACATCCGTGATGCTATCAGCTTTGTTGACCAG GGTGGCCACGTGCTCTCAGCTGCCAAACTGGCACTGCCCTCCATGCCCAGCCGCACATCCATGTCAGAGTCATCAGTCACAAACCTCCT GAGGGAGAGCGGGAGCGGTGCCTGCCTGGACCTGCAGGTGATTGACACGGTGCGGAGTCGCCGGGACAAGGAGGACGCTGCCATGCACCATGTGCTGCGAGGGAGCCTCTACAAGCCCCGCCGGCGG TACAAGGCCAGCTACAGCCGTCACTTCATCTCTCCAGATAAACAAGAGCGCCAAGATAAAGAAATCTTCCGTCAGAACATGAAGAGGCGGCTGGAGACCTTCAAGTCCACAAAGCACAATGTCTGTTCCTCCAAGAGCAAGGCCAGGCTGAAAGAAAAGGGCAGGAAAAAG AAGAACATCTCTCTGACCAGCGACACTCCCAATGGGAAGACACACAGAAATGTCCCCTGGCAGGAGGCGG CTCCTGTCCTGGTGATGGTCAgctcagaggaggaggagagtgaTAGCTCAGAGACGGAGAGAGAGGATGACGAAGGGATCGTATTCATCGCTCGAGCCACTGATGAGGTTCTTCAGGGAAAGACAACTCCTG GCAGCCTGGATGTCTGCCCCAGCCCCTGCATCATCCCGCCATCACCCACCTTGGCAGAGAAGGAGCTGCCGTGGAAAGGAGACCAGGCTGATCTGGCTGTTTATGTCTCCTCGGAGACCACCAAAATCGTGCCAGTGGATATGCAGAAGGCGTGGAACCAAAGCATCTCCTCCCTGGAGAGCATCGCTTCCCCTCCAGGCATTGAGAGTGGATCTCAGCACAGGAGATTTGCCTGCCCTGTGCTGGAAGAGCAACCCCAGTCTGCGAACCAAGCCATGtcagagcagagctcctgcttcCAGTTCCCCAGCCACATCTCTAAGAGCGGCCGGTCGCAGAGTGACAGCAGCCCTGATGGtgctgagcagcaggagctgcagccttTGATGGCCACGGAGGAGCAGGGCAGGATGGTGCCCACCACGGAGCCCAGGTGGCTGATGTTCAACAGAGCGAGCCACCTCTGA
- the SLC9A5 gene encoding sodium/hydrogen exchanger 5 isoform X1 — translation MQPPAASPGPAAPAGAELLRWQWREVQAPCLVAAWILVASLAKIVFHLSRKVTSIVPESCLLILLGLGLGGIVLAVAKKAEYQLEPNMFFLFLLPPIVLDSGYFMPSRLFFDNIGAILTYAVVGTLWNSFTTGAALWGLHQAGLMADPGIEAGLMDFLLFGSLISAVDPVAVLAVFEEVHVNETLFIIVFGESLLNDAVTVVLYKVFNSFVELGPARIHATDYVKGVASFFLVSLGGTAVGLLFAFLLALITRFTKRVRIIEPLFVFLLAYVAYLAAEMVSLSSILAVTFCGICCKKYVEANISQKSRTTVKYTMKTLASSSETIIFMFLGISAVDTSKWAWDTALVLGTLFFILLFRAVGVVLQTCVLNRFRLIPLDRIDQVVMSYGGLRGAVAFALVILLDRAKVKAKDYFVATTIVVVFFTVIVQGLTIKPLVTWLKVKRSDHHKPTLNEELHEHAFDHILAAVEDIVGHHGYHYWRDKWEQFDKKYLSQLLMRKSAYRLRDEIWDVYYKLNIRDAISFVDQGGHVLSAAKLALPSMPSRTSMSESSVTNLLRESGSGACLDLQVIDTVRSRRDKEDAAMHHVLRGSLYKPRRRYKASYSRHFISPDKQERQDKEIFRQNMKRRLETFKSTKHNVCSSKSKARLKEKGRKKKNISLTSDTPNGKTHRNVPWQEAAPVLVMVSSEEEESDSSETEREDDEGIVFIARATDEVLQGKTTPGSLDVCPSPCIIPPSPTLAEKELPWKGDQADLAVYVSSETTKIVPVDMQKAWNQSISSLESIASPPGIESGSQHRRFACPVLEEQPQSANQAMSEQSSCFQFPSHISKSGRSQSDSSPDGAEQQELQPLMATEEQGRMVPTTEPRWLMFNRASHL, via the exons tTTTCCACCTGTCAAGGAAGGTGACATCCATCGTCCCAGAGAGCTGCCTCCTCATCCTGCTGGGGCTTGGCCTGGGGGGCATCGTGTTGGCCGTGGCAAAGAAAGCCGAGTACCAGCTGGAGCCCAACatgttcttcctcttccttctgcccCCCATCGTCCTAGACTCAGGCTACTTCATGCCCAGCCGGCTGTTCTTCGACAACATCGGTGCCATCCTCACCTACGCGGTGGTGGGCACGCTCTGGAACTCCTTCACCACCGGTGCTGCGCTCTGGGGGCTGCACCAAGCTGGGCTCATGG CAGATCCAGGCATTGAAGCTGGGCTGATGGATTTCCTGCTCTTCGGCAGCCTCATCTCAGCTGTGGACCCTGTGGCAGTGCTGGCCGTTTTTGAAGAGGTCCATGTAAATGAGACCCTCTTCATCATCGTGTTTGGCGAGTCTCTCCTGAATGATGCTGTCACTGTG GTGCTGTACAAGGTCTTCAACTCTTTTGTGGAGCTGGGCCCAGCACGCATCCATGCCACGGACTACGTGAAGGGGGTAG CCTCCTTCTTTCTGGTGAGCCTGGGGGGCacggctgtggggctgctctttgCCTTCCTCCTCGCCTTGATCACGCGGTTCACCAAGCGTGTGCGCATCATCGAGCCGCTCTTCGTCTTCCTCCTGGCCTACGTCGCGTACCTTGCTGCCGAGATGGTCTCACTCTCCTCCATCCTTGC AGTCACCTTCTGTGGGATCTGCTGCAAGAAATACGTGGAAGCCAACATCTCCCAGAAATCCCGCACTACAGTCAAGTACACCATGAAGACACTGGCGAGCAGCTCAGAGACCATCATCTTCATGTTTCTGGGCATCTCAGCTGTGGACACCTCCAAGTGGGCATGGGACACAGCACTGGTGCTGGGCACCCTGTTCTTTATCCTGCTCTTCAGAGCTGTGG GTGTTGTCCTCCAGACCTGTGTGCTCAACCGCTTCCGCCTCATCCCTCTGGACAGGATTGACCAGGTGGTCATGTCATACGGTGGCCTCCGCGGGGCCGTGGCCTTTGCTCTGGTCATCCTGCTGGACAGGGCGAAGGTGAAAGCCAAGGACTACTTTGTGGCAACAACCATCGTGGTGGTGTTCTTCACTGTCATTGTGCAG GGCCTCACCATCAAACCCCTGGTGACATGGCTGAAGGTGAAGCGCAGTGACCACCACAAGCCCACGCTGAACGAGGAGCTGCATGAGCAC GCCTTTGACCACATCCTGGCAGCGGTGGAGGACATTGTGGGACACCACGGCTACCATTACTGGCGGGACAA GTGGGAACAGTTCGACAAAAAGTACCTGAGCCAGCTCCTGATGCGGAAATCTGCCTACAGGCTGCGGGATGAGATCTGGGATGTTTACTACAAGCTGAACATCCGTGATGCTATCAGCTTTGTTGACCAG GGTGGCCACGTGCTCTCAGCTGCCAAACTGGCACTGCCCTCCATGCCCAGCCGCACATCCATGTCAGAGTCATCAGTCACAAACCTCCT GAGGGAGAGCGGGAGCGGTGCCTGCCTGGACCTGCAGGTGATTGACACGGTGCGGAGTCGCCGGGACAAGGAGGACGCTGCCATGCACCATGTGCTGCGAGGGAGCCTCTACAAGCCCCGCCGGCGG TACAAGGCCAGCTACAGCCGTCACTTCATCTCTCCAGATAAACAAGAGCGCCAAGATAAAGAAATCTTCCGTCAGAACATGAAGAGGCGGCTGGAGACCTTCAAGTCCACAAAGCACAATGTCTGTTCCTCCAAGAGCAAGGCCAGGCTGAAAGAAAAGGGCAGGAAAAAG AAGAACATCTCTCTGACCAGCGACACTCCCAATGGGAAGACACACAGAAATGTCCCCTGGCAGGAGGCGG CTCCTGTCCTGGTGATGGTCAgctcagaggaggaggagagtgaTAGCTCAGAGACGGAGAGAGAGGATGACGAAGGGATCGTATTCATCGCTCGAGCCACTGATGAGGTTCTTCAGGGAAAGACAACTCCTG GCAGCCTGGATGTCTGCCCCAGCCCCTGCATCATCCCGCCATCACCCACCTTGGCAGAGAAGGAGCTGCCGTGGAAAGGAGACCAGGCTGATCTGGCTGTTTATGTCTCCTCGGAGACCACCAAAATCGTGCCAGTGGATATGCAGAAGGCGTGGAACCAAAGCATCTCCTCCCTGGAGAGCATCGCTTCCCCTCCAGGCATTGAGAGTGGATCTCAGCACAGGAGATTTGCCTGCCCTGTGCTGGAAGAGCAACCCCAGTCTGCGAACCAAGCCATGtcagagcagagctcctgcttcCAGTTCCCCAGCCACATCTCTAAGAGCGGCCGGTCGCAGAGTGACAGCAGCCCTGATGGtgctgagcagcaggagctgcagccttTGATGGCCACGGAGGAGCAGGGCAGGATGGTGCCCACCACGGAGCCCAGGTGGCTGATGTTCAACAGAGCGAGCCACCTCTGA
- the SLC9A5 gene encoding sodium/hydrogen exchanger 5 isoform X3 codes for MDFLLFGSLISAVDPVAVLAVFEEVHVNETLFIIVFGESLLNDAVTVVLYKVFNSFVELGPARIHATDYVKGVASFFLVSLGGTAVGLLFAFLLALITRFTKRVRIIEPLFVFLLAYVAYLAAEMVSLSSILAVTFCGICCKKYVEANISQKSRTTVKYTMKTLASSSETIIFMFLGISAVDTSKWAWDTALVLGTLFFILLFRAVGVVLQTCVLNRFRLIPLDRIDQVVMSYGGLRGAVAFALVILLDRAKVKAKDYFVATTIVVVFFTVIVQGLTIKPLVTWLKVKRSDHHKPTLNEELHEHAFDHILAAVEDIVGHHGYHYWRDKWEQFDKKYLSQLLMRKSAYRLRDEIWDVYYKLNIRDAISFVDQGGHVLSAAKLALPSMPSRTSMSESSVTNLLRESGSGACLDLQVIDTVRSRRDKEDAAMHHVLRGSLYKPRRRYKASYSRHFISPDKQERQDKEIFRQNMKRRLETFKSTKHNVCSSKSKARLKEKGRKKKNISLTSDTPNGKTHRNVPWQEAAPVLVMVSSEEEESDSSETEREDDEGIVFIARATDEVLQGKTTPGSLDVCPSPCIIPPSPTLAEKELPWKGDQADLAVYVSSETTKIVPVDMQKAWNQSISSLESIASPPGIESGSQHRRFACPVLEEQPQSANQAMSEQSSCFQFPSHISKSGRSQSDSSPDGAEQQELQPLMATEEQGRMVPTTEPRWLMFNRASHL; via the exons ATGGATTTCCTGCTCTTCGGCAGCCTCATCTCAGCTGTGGACCCTGTGGCAGTGCTGGCCGTTTTTGAAGAGGTCCATGTAAATGAGACCCTCTTCATCATCGTGTTTGGCGAGTCTCTCCTGAATGATGCTGTCACTGTG GTGCTGTACAAGGTCTTCAACTCTTTTGTGGAGCTGGGCCCAGCACGCATCCATGCCACGGACTACGTGAAGGGGGTAG CCTCCTTCTTTCTGGTGAGCCTGGGGGGCacggctgtggggctgctctttgCCTTCCTCCTCGCCTTGATCACGCGGTTCACCAAGCGTGTGCGCATCATCGAGCCGCTCTTCGTCTTCCTCCTGGCCTACGTCGCGTACCTTGCTGCCGAGATGGTCTCACTCTCCTCCATCCTTGC AGTCACCTTCTGTGGGATCTGCTGCAAGAAATACGTGGAAGCCAACATCTCCCAGAAATCCCGCACTACAGTCAAGTACACCATGAAGACACTGGCGAGCAGCTCAGAGACCATCATCTTCATGTTTCTGGGCATCTCAGCTGTGGACACCTCCAAGTGGGCATGGGACACAGCACTGGTGCTGGGCACCCTGTTCTTTATCCTGCTCTTCAGAGCTGTGG GTGTTGTCCTCCAGACCTGTGTGCTCAACCGCTTCCGCCTCATCCCTCTGGACAGGATTGACCAGGTGGTCATGTCATACGGTGGCCTCCGCGGGGCCGTGGCCTTTGCTCTGGTCATCCTGCTGGACAGGGCGAAGGTGAAAGCCAAGGACTACTTTGTGGCAACAACCATCGTGGTGGTGTTCTTCACTGTCATTGTGCAG GGCCTCACCATCAAACCCCTGGTGACATGGCTGAAGGTGAAGCGCAGTGACCACCACAAGCCCACGCTGAACGAGGAGCTGCATGAGCAC GCCTTTGACCACATCCTGGCAGCGGTGGAGGACATTGTGGGACACCACGGCTACCATTACTGGCGGGACAA GTGGGAACAGTTCGACAAAAAGTACCTGAGCCAGCTCCTGATGCGGAAATCTGCCTACAGGCTGCGGGATGAGATCTGGGATGTTTACTACAAGCTGAACATCCGTGATGCTATCAGCTTTGTTGACCAG GGTGGCCACGTGCTCTCAGCTGCCAAACTGGCACTGCCCTCCATGCCCAGCCGCACATCCATGTCAGAGTCATCAGTCACAAACCTCCT GAGGGAGAGCGGGAGCGGTGCCTGCCTGGACCTGCAGGTGATTGACACGGTGCGGAGTCGCCGGGACAAGGAGGACGCTGCCATGCACCATGTGCTGCGAGGGAGCCTCTACAAGCCCCGCCGGCGG TACAAGGCCAGCTACAGCCGTCACTTCATCTCTCCAGATAAACAAGAGCGCCAAGATAAAGAAATCTTCCGTCAGAACATGAAGAGGCGGCTGGAGACCTTCAAGTCCACAAAGCACAATGTCTGTTCCTCCAAGAGCAAGGCCAGGCTGAAAGAAAAGGGCAGGAAAAAG AAGAACATCTCTCTGACCAGCGACACTCCCAATGGGAAGACACACAGAAATGTCCCCTGGCAGGAGGCGG CTCCTGTCCTGGTGATGGTCAgctcagaggaggaggagagtgaTAGCTCAGAGACGGAGAGAGAGGATGACGAAGGGATCGTATTCATCGCTCGAGCCACTGATGAGGTTCTTCAGGGAAAGACAACTCCTG GCAGCCTGGATGTCTGCCCCAGCCCCTGCATCATCCCGCCATCACCCACCTTGGCAGAGAAGGAGCTGCCGTGGAAAGGAGACCAGGCTGATCTGGCTGTTTATGTCTCCTCGGAGACCACCAAAATCGTGCCAGTGGATATGCAGAAGGCGTGGAACCAAAGCATCTCCTCCCTGGAGAGCATCGCTTCCCCTCCAGGCATTGAGAGTGGATCTCAGCACAGGAGATTTGCCTGCCCTGTGCTGGAAGAGCAACCCCAGTCTGCGAACCAAGCCATGtcagagcagagctcctgcttcCAGTTCCCCAGCCACATCTCTAAGAGCGGCCGGTCGCAGAGTGACAGCAGCCCTGATGGtgctgagcagcaggagctgcagccttTGATGGCCACGGAGGAGCAGGGCAGGATGGTGCCCACCACGGAGCCCAGGTGGCTGATGTTCAACAGAGCGAGCCACCTCTGA
- the SLC9A5 gene encoding sodium/hydrogen exchanger 5 isoform X4 — MVSLSSILAVTFCGICCKKYVEANISQKSRTTVKYTMKTLASSSETIIFMFLGISAVDTSKWAWDTALVLGTLFFILLFRAVGVVLQTCVLNRFRLIPLDRIDQVVMSYGGLRGAVAFALVILLDRAKVKAKDYFVATTIVVVFFTVIVQGLTIKPLVTWLKVKRSDHHKPTLNEELHEHAFDHILAAVEDIVGHHGYHYWRDKWEQFDKKYLSQLLMRKSAYRLRDEIWDVYYKLNIRDAISFVDQGGHVLSAAKLALPSMPSRTSMSESSVTNLLRESGSGACLDLQVIDTVRSRRDKEDAAMHHVLRGSLYKPRRRYKASYSRHFISPDKQERQDKEIFRQNMKRRLETFKSTKHNVCSSKSKARLKEKGRKKKNISLTSDTPNGKTHRNVPWQEAAPVLVMVSSEEEESDSSETEREDDEGIVFIARATDEVLQGKTTPGSLDVCPSPCIIPPSPTLAEKELPWKGDQADLAVYVSSETTKIVPVDMQKAWNQSISSLESIASPPGIESGSQHRRFACPVLEEQPQSANQAMSEQSSCFQFPSHISKSGRSQSDSSPDGAEQQELQPLMATEEQGRMVPTTEPRWLMFNRASHL; from the exons ATGGTCTCACTCTCCTCCATCCTTGC AGTCACCTTCTGTGGGATCTGCTGCAAGAAATACGTGGAAGCCAACATCTCCCAGAAATCCCGCACTACAGTCAAGTACACCATGAAGACACTGGCGAGCAGCTCAGAGACCATCATCTTCATGTTTCTGGGCATCTCAGCTGTGGACACCTCCAAGTGGGCATGGGACACAGCACTGGTGCTGGGCACCCTGTTCTTTATCCTGCTCTTCAGAGCTGTGG GTGTTGTCCTCCAGACCTGTGTGCTCAACCGCTTCCGCCTCATCCCTCTGGACAGGATTGACCAGGTGGTCATGTCATACGGTGGCCTCCGCGGGGCCGTGGCCTTTGCTCTGGTCATCCTGCTGGACAGGGCGAAGGTGAAAGCCAAGGACTACTTTGTGGCAACAACCATCGTGGTGGTGTTCTTCACTGTCATTGTGCAG GGCCTCACCATCAAACCCCTGGTGACATGGCTGAAGGTGAAGCGCAGTGACCACCACAAGCCCACGCTGAACGAGGAGCTGCATGAGCAC GCCTTTGACCACATCCTGGCAGCGGTGGAGGACATTGTGGGACACCACGGCTACCATTACTGGCGGGACAA GTGGGAACAGTTCGACAAAAAGTACCTGAGCCAGCTCCTGATGCGGAAATCTGCCTACAGGCTGCGGGATGAGATCTGGGATGTTTACTACAAGCTGAACATCCGTGATGCTATCAGCTTTGTTGACCAG GGTGGCCACGTGCTCTCAGCTGCCAAACTGGCACTGCCCTCCATGCCCAGCCGCACATCCATGTCAGAGTCATCAGTCACAAACCTCCT GAGGGAGAGCGGGAGCGGTGCCTGCCTGGACCTGCAGGTGATTGACACGGTGCGGAGTCGCCGGGACAAGGAGGACGCTGCCATGCACCATGTGCTGCGAGGGAGCCTCTACAAGCCCCGCCGGCGG TACAAGGCCAGCTACAGCCGTCACTTCATCTCTCCAGATAAACAAGAGCGCCAAGATAAAGAAATCTTCCGTCAGAACATGAAGAGGCGGCTGGAGACCTTCAAGTCCACAAAGCACAATGTCTGTTCCTCCAAGAGCAAGGCCAGGCTGAAAGAAAAGGGCAGGAAAAAG AAGAACATCTCTCTGACCAGCGACACTCCCAATGGGAAGACACACAGAAATGTCCCCTGGCAGGAGGCGG CTCCTGTCCTGGTGATGGTCAgctcagaggaggaggagagtgaTAGCTCAGAGACGGAGAGAGAGGATGACGAAGGGATCGTATTCATCGCTCGAGCCACTGATGAGGTTCTTCAGGGAAAGACAACTCCTG GCAGCCTGGATGTCTGCCCCAGCCCCTGCATCATCCCGCCATCACCCACCTTGGCAGAGAAGGAGCTGCCGTGGAAAGGAGACCAGGCTGATCTGGCTGTTTATGTCTCCTCGGAGACCACCAAAATCGTGCCAGTGGATATGCAGAAGGCGTGGAACCAAAGCATCTCCTCCCTGGAGAGCATCGCTTCCCCTCCAGGCATTGAGAGTGGATCTCAGCACAGGAGATTTGCCTGCCCTGTGCTGGAAGAGCAACCCCAGTCTGCGAACCAAGCCATGtcagagcagagctcctgcttcCAGTTCCCCAGCCACATCTCTAAGAGCGGCCGGTCGCAGAGTGACAGCAGCCCTGATGGtgctgagcagcaggagctgcagccttTGATGGCCACGGAGGAGCAGGGCAGGATGGTGCCCACCACGGAGCCCAGGTGGCTGATGTTCAACAGAGCGAGCCACCTCTGA